In Arthrobacter sp. SLBN-83, one DNA window encodes the following:
- a CDS encoding Hpt domain-containing protein: MSTSDDAPRPLVDQSVLDRLRDELEEEEGYSRVFVGNFIDYLPQRLGRLRLALTTGDLEGSMDAVLSLKTSSQMVGAERLAGLALDLENEIRAEARHADMAVALPRLAATYLRPITQCSRQTMHRLQAQCCPGAKR; the protein is encoded by the coding sequence ATGAGCACGTCGGATGATGCGCCAAGGCCGCTGGTGGACCAGTCCGTCCTGGACCGGCTCCGGGACGAACTCGAGGAGGAAGAAGGCTACAGCCGGGTCTTCGTAGGGAACTTCATCGACTACCTGCCGCAACGGCTGGGCCGGCTGCGGCTCGCCCTGACCACCGGTGATTTGGAGGGCTCCATGGACGCGGTCCTGAGCCTGAAGACGTCAAGCCAAATGGTTGGAGCCGAACGCCTGGCAGGACTTGCCCTGGACCTGGAAAACGAGATCCGCGCCGAGGCACGCCACGCTGATATGGCGGTGGCATTGCCCAGGCTGGCCGCCACCTATCTGCGGCCCATCACCCAGTGCAGCAGGCAAACCATGCACCGGCTGCAGGCTCAGTGCTGCCCCGGCGCTAAACGGTAG
- a CDS encoding pyridoxamine 5'-phosphate oxidase family protein, whose translation MMFEHADGNPVLELDDEQSWRLLAATQHGRLVVSVAGEPDIFPVNYVTSNRKVYLRTAPGNKLAQLTINSKVLFETDGILSQEAWSVILRGTARVLSNSAELAAIEELGLKTWVPTLKDFYVEIEPKSVSGRHFVFGEQPEREI comes from the coding sequence ATGATGTTTGAACACGCGGACGGCAATCCCGTCCTGGAACTCGATGATGAGCAATCGTGGCGTCTCCTGGCGGCAACGCAGCACGGGCGGCTGGTGGTCTCGGTGGCGGGAGAACCGGACATCTTCCCGGTGAACTACGTGACTTCGAACCGGAAGGTCTACCTGCGGACCGCTCCCGGGAACAAGCTTGCGCAGCTGACCATCAACTCCAAGGTGCTGTTCGAAACCGACGGCATCCTGTCGCAGGAAGCGTGGTCCGTGATTCTCCGCGGGACGGCACGGGTCCTCAGCAACTCGGCTGAACTTGCGGCCATCGAGGAACTCGGACTGAAGACCTGGGTTCCCACCCTGAAGGACTTTTACGTGGAGATTGAGCCGAAGTCCGTCAGCGGCCGCCACTTCGTGTTCGGCGAACAACCGGAACGCGAGATCTAA
- a CDS encoding DUF6318 family protein gives MTSQNFLSSRTFVSPRTVQSGAAVLIVGLALALSGCNSGDSPGPGGTSSPVAADTPTATPTPTPTPSAVYKPADASGPAQNVPVPVLPEVAKTETKEGAEAFTKYWFSVLSYAYETGDTDALSKLSNSQCAFCQGLVADIEAAWAEGKWISGGQIEIPVATAKPSTDGTTQVVLQVLQKELVIHNPDGSPYQEKTPATNSGSVAMVRFASSAWVVNDLGLIR, from the coding sequence ATGACATCGCAGAACTTCCTTTCGTCCCGCACATTTGTTTCGCCACGCACTGTGCAGTCCGGCGCGGCCGTCCTTATCGTTGGGCTTGCGCTGGCTTTGTCTGGCTGCAACTCGGGCGATTCTCCCGGCCCGGGTGGCACTTCTTCTCCGGTGGCCGCCGACACACCCACCGCCACGCCCACTCCCACCCCGACGCCGAGTGCTGTGTACAAGCCGGCCGACGCGTCTGGACCCGCCCAAAATGTCCCGGTTCCGGTGCTTCCCGAGGTGGCGAAGACGGAGACGAAGGAAGGGGCAGAAGCGTTCACGAAGTATTGGTTCTCGGTTCTGAGTTACGCATACGAGACGGGGGACACTGATGCACTCTCAAAGCTTTCCAATTCTCAGTGCGCATTCTGTCAAGGGCTCGTGGCTGACATTGAAGCCGCCTGGGCTGAGGGCAAGTGGATATCTGGCGGCCAGATAGAAATTCCGGTTGCGACCGCAAAACCTTCTACTGACGGCACCACGCAGGTAGTTCTGCAGGTACTGCAGAAGGAACTCGTAATTCACAACCCAGATGGAAGCCCCTACCAAGAGAAGACGCCAGCTACGAATTCCGGCAGCGTAGCGATGGTGCGATTCGCCAGCTCTGCTTGGGTCGTCAATGATCTAGGGCTGATCCGGTAG
- a CDS encoding response regulator transcription factor, whose translation MSEARVGLVIEDDHDIRELVRTVLTQAGFDVTVASGGAEGVLMAKSLNPDVITLDLGLPDIDGFEVSRQIREFSDAYIVMLTARTEELDTLIGLESGADDYLTKPFRPRELRARVAAMMRRPRSVPDPGDVAVDASPDNASHPERGNFSHNGLELSYASRTVTVDGKEMNLTRTEFELLYALLEAGRTVRTKSDLVRRLRDEDYDVGGYISEADERSVEVHMGNLRKKLGDSPQQPRWLQTVRGVGYRLAPGQH comes from the coding sequence ATGAGTGAGGCACGTGTGGGTCTGGTCATCGAGGATGACCACGACATTCGGGAACTGGTTCGCACTGTGCTGACCCAGGCTGGGTTTGACGTCACTGTCGCCAGCGGCGGCGCCGAGGGCGTCCTGATGGCCAAGAGCCTGAATCCTGATGTCATTACGCTCGACCTGGGCTTGCCGGACATTGACGGCTTTGAGGTTTCCCGGCAGATCCGCGAGTTTTCGGATGCCTATATCGTGATGCTCACGGCGCGGACAGAAGAACTGGACACCCTTATCGGGCTGGAATCCGGCGCGGACGACTACCTCACCAAGCCTTTCCGCCCGCGGGAGCTGCGGGCGCGGGTTGCTGCCATGATGCGCCGGCCGCGGTCTGTTCCCGACCCCGGCGACGTTGCCGTTGATGCTTCCCCGGATAACGCTTCCCACCCGGAGCGTGGAAACTTCAGCCACAACGGCCTGGAGCTCAGCTACGCCTCACGTACCGTCACCGTTGACGGCAAAGAGATGAACCTGACGCGCACCGAGTTCGAGCTGCTGTACGCGCTCCTCGAAGCGGGGCGGACGGTCCGGACCAAGTCCGACCTGGTGCGGCGGCTCCGCGATGAGGATTACGACGTCGGCGGCTACATCAGCGAGGCCGACGAACGGTCCGTGGAGGTCCACATGGGAAACCTGCGCAAGAAACTGGGTGACTCGCCGCAGCAGCCGCGGTGGCTGCAGACCGTCCGCGGAGTGGGCTACCGTTTAGCGCCGGGGCAGCACTGA
- a CDS encoding purine-cytosine permease family protein, translated as MGNDRDTTQLLEPAAPADAAVVGRSPATPTAGNSSALNATKESLEDYTLRFAPRSYRKWSAGVVATSALGGIAYLADFSIGANIGISYGTVNALLGILVAAVVIFATGFPLAYYAARYNIDLDLITRDSGFGYYGSVVTNVIFATFTFIFFALEGSIMAQGLELGLGIPQWMGYAASTVIIIPLVIYGMNTLAKLQVWTTPLWLLLMVVPVGYLLISHPESIDSFFAYSGATGDGGPNLASVMLAAGVCLSLMAQIAEQIDYLRFMPPRTPANRGAWWRAVILAGPGWVIFGAIKQIVGLFIAIYLIASLDPAASATANEPVHQFLGVYQEMMPAWLAMTLAVVLVVISQIKINVTNAYSGSLAWTNSFTRITKTYPGRMVFVVVNLLIALVLMEANMFDFLNTILGFYANCAMAWVVTVASDIAINKYLLKISPKVPEFRRGMLYAVNPVGFVSMLASAGVSIAVFFGAFGAAIQPYSPIFAVGLALVLPPVLAVLTRGRFYLRRVDDGIELPMFDGDGNPSDAKLLCHVTGLEFERPDMVRSAQDAPDGGPQYVSSLALSTDKTGELVLPAQK; from the coding sequence ATGGGCAACGACAGAGACACAACGCAACTGCTGGAACCTGCGGCACCTGCTGATGCCGCCGTCGTCGGACGTTCTCCGGCAACGCCGACGGCGGGCAACAGCTCGGCTCTGAACGCCACCAAGGAAAGCCTCGAGGATTACACGCTCCGGTTCGCGCCGCGCTCCTACCGCAAGTGGAGCGCCGGGGTAGTGGCCACCAGCGCCCTGGGCGGCATTGCCTACCTGGCGGACTTTTCGATCGGCGCGAACATCGGCATCTCGTACGGCACGGTCAACGCACTGCTGGGAATCCTGGTGGCCGCCGTCGTCATCTTCGCAACGGGCTTTCCCTTGGCGTACTACGCAGCCCGCTACAACATCGATCTGGACCTGATCACCCGTGATTCCGGCTTCGGCTACTACGGATCGGTGGTCACCAACGTCATCTTTGCCACCTTCACTTTCATCTTCTTCGCGCTCGAGGGCTCCATCATGGCGCAGGGGCTGGAATTGGGGCTGGGGATCCCGCAGTGGATGGGGTACGCCGCGTCCACCGTGATCATCATCCCGCTGGTGATTTACGGGATGAACACGCTGGCCAAACTGCAGGTCTGGACCACCCCGCTGTGGCTGCTCCTGATGGTGGTGCCGGTGGGTTACCTGCTGATCTCGCATCCGGAGAGCATCGACAGCTTCTTTGCCTATAGCGGTGCGACCGGTGACGGCGGCCCCAACCTTGCGTCCGTGATGCTGGCCGCCGGCGTGTGCCTGTCCCTGATGGCGCAGATCGCCGAGCAGATCGACTACCTTCGCTTCATGCCGCCGCGCACTCCTGCGAACCGCGGTGCCTGGTGGCGCGCGGTGATCCTGGCTGGCCCGGGCTGGGTGATCTTCGGAGCCATCAAGCAGATCGTGGGCCTGTTCATCGCCATTTACTTGATCGCGTCGTTGGATCCGGCCGCCTCTGCCACTGCCAACGAGCCGGTGCACCAGTTCCTGGGCGTGTACCAGGAGATGATGCCGGCCTGGCTGGCCATGACGCTGGCGGTGGTGTTGGTGGTCATTTCGCAGATCAAGATCAACGTCACCAACGCGTACTCCGGTTCGCTGGCCTGGACCAACTCCTTCACGCGCATCACCAAGACGTACCCGGGACGCATGGTGTTCGTGGTGGTGAACCTGCTGATCGCGCTGGTCCTGATGGAAGCCAACATGTTCGACTTCCTCAACACCATCCTGGGGTTCTATGCCAACTGCGCCATGGCGTGGGTGGTCACGGTGGCGTCCGATATCGCCATCAACAAGTACCTTTTGAAGATCTCGCCCAAGGTACCTGAGTTCCGGCGCGGGATGCTGTACGCCGTGAACCCAGTGGGGTTCGTGTCCATGCTGGCGTCTGCGGGTGTTTCCATCGCAGTGTTCTTCGGGGCATTCGGTGCCGCCATCCAGCCGTACTCGCCGATCTTCGCGGTGGGCCTGGCGCTCGTGCTGCCGCCGGTGCTGGCCGTTCTGACCCGCGGGCGGTTCTACCTGCGGCGTGTTGACGACGGCATCGAGCTGCCAATGTTTGACGGCGACGGAAACCCAAGCGACGCCAAGCTCCTATGCCACGTGACCGGCTTGGAGTTCGAGCGTCCGGACATGGTGCGTTCCGCACAGGACGCGCCCGACGGCGGCCCGCAGTACGTTTCTTCGCTCGCGTTGTCGACGGACAAGACGGGGGAACTGGTCCTGCCCGCCCAGAAGTAA
- a CDS encoding very short patch repair endonuclease produces the protein MADKPTADKLTPEQRSWNMSRIRGKNTKPELLVRRILHARGYRYRLHGRSGGTKLPGNPDLVFAGRHKVIFVNGCFWHFHDCRVGLHAPKANAEFWVAKRTRTRERDAGQRRQLEDAGWEVLTVWECELKDRSALESQLVHFLEAGA, from the coding sequence ATGGCGGATAAGCCCACTGCAGACAAGCTCACCCCCGAGCAGCGCAGCTGGAACATGTCCCGGATCCGCGGCAAGAACACCAAGCCCGAACTGTTGGTGCGCCGGATCCTGCACGCCAGGGGCTACCGGTACCGCCTGCACGGCAGGTCCGGCGGCACCAAGCTGCCGGGCAACCCGGATCTCGTCTTCGCCGGGCGGCACAAGGTGATCTTTGTGAATGGCTGCTTCTGGCATTTCCACGACTGCCGCGTTGGTCTGCACGCCCCGAAAGCCAATGCGGAGTTCTGGGTTGCGAAGCGCACCCGGACCCGCGAGCGCGACGCCGGCCAACGCCGCCAACTGGAAGACGCCGGCTGGGAAGTGTTGACCGTCTGGGAGTGTGAGCTAAAGGATCGTTCAGCCCTCGAATCCCAGTTGGTCCACTTCCTCGAAGCCGGCGCCTGA
- a CDS encoding glycosyl hydrolase encodes MALSIVQPASAATTPQITLNPGSGPVGSAVTVTGTGFKAATTGTVIVGSTTFAFQTTSTGAFSTGITIPAASIGNLTITAKTSSIKASATFVVQAAPAPAPAPAPTISSAPLRFGVATPGGPTASTELDEVATLAGEVPSVVMSYKDFLQAPPITELDAVRSRGATPLVTWEPWAWGGGVDQPAYSLARITAGDFDAYISQWGQSLAAWGKPVMLRFAHEMNGNWYPWVEGVNGNQPGEYVAAWRHVHDVVAATGATNVQWVWSPNVPYWGSTDLTGLFPGAGYVDIVALDGYNWGSSQTWSSWVSPVDLFAPGISQLRTLAPGKPVLIAETASSELGGSKASWNTDLVSYLAAQPDVMGFVWFHMQKETDWRINSSDSSASAFKSALLARRS; translated from the coding sequence CTGGCGTTGTCCATCGTCCAGCCGGCCAGCGCAGCCACGACACCGCAAATCACGCTCAATCCGGGTTCCGGTCCGGTCGGTTCCGCCGTCACGGTCACCGGAACCGGGTTCAAAGCTGCCACCACGGGCACTGTGATTGTGGGTTCCACTACTTTCGCTTTCCAAACCACATCGACCGGCGCTTTCAGCACCGGCATCACCATTCCGGCCGCATCTATCGGAAACCTCACCATCACTGCCAAGACATCGTCCATCAAGGCGTCGGCCACCTTTGTGGTGCAGGCAGCCCCTGCTCCTGCGCCCGCGCCGGCGCCAACCATCAGTTCCGCCCCCTTGCGCTTCGGGGTGGCAACGCCGGGGGGACCTACGGCCAGTACTGAGCTGGACGAGGTGGCCACCCTGGCAGGGGAAGTCCCCTCCGTGGTGATGAGCTACAAGGACTTCCTGCAAGCCCCGCCGATCACCGAGTTGGATGCTGTGCGCTCGCGCGGAGCCACCCCCCTTGTCACTTGGGAGCCGTGGGCCTGGGGAGGCGGAGTGGACCAGCCCGCCTATTCGTTGGCCCGGATCACCGCAGGCGACTTTGACGCCTACATCAGCCAGTGGGGCCAGTCCCTGGCGGCCTGGGGCAAGCCGGTCATGCTGCGCTTCGCCCACGAAATGAACGGCAACTGGTATCCCTGGGTCGAGGGCGTCAACGGCAACCAGCCGGGTGAATACGTGGCCGCCTGGCGCCATGTCCATGACGTTGTTGCCGCTACGGGAGCAACCAACGTCCAGTGGGTCTGGTCCCCGAACGTACCCTACTGGGGATCGACCGACCTGACAGGTTTGTTCCCCGGCGCAGGCTACGTGGACATCGTGGCATTGGACGGCTACAACTGGGGCAGCTCGCAAACCTGGAGCAGCTGGGTTTCCCCGGTGGACCTCTTTGCGCCCGGCATTTCCCAGCTCCGCACCCTGGCACCCGGCAAGCCGGTCCTGATCGCCGAGACGGCATCCAGCGAGTTGGGTGGTTCCAAAGCCTCCTGGAACACGGATCTGGTGTCCTACCTGGCTGCCCAGCCGGATGTTATGGGCTTCGTCTGGTTCCACATGCAGAAGGAAACGGACTGGCGCATCAACAGCAGCGATTCGTCGGCCTCGGCCTTCAAGTCCGCACTGTTGGCCCGGAGAAGCTAG
- a CDS encoding sensor histidine kinase encodes MSNPTAWSSGRLRFFKRPFHEYRLTDRVAMSQMPLFVTTILTAVLVWAFFPETMGNPLFVTFLISQLAIMALCYVIPWERLPYTSFLAIPLLDFVSIAAGREGGQESLAGISLLAVFPVIWLCASGYYARAALWLSFLGPLAIIWVPLLLKGNQNPQDFARSLLLPVMMLGIGVSVSVLTLSMMRQQKELEDKDEQLRANLRTSKRQESLLNTILDTVHLGVLAVDADGHDVLMNRKQRANHELARPKNIADPNESQLLVYGADRKTLIPVQERPVRRAVLGETFTDYLVWLGEGNDQRALVTTARAMRDSDGKFTGSVIVFSDVTDLVNALTAKDDFVSSVSHEFRTPLTSILGYVEILLADEPHEAQREMLEIIRRNSERLLTLVSDLLSSRNGQLIVTPHAVDVADLIRSSVSSAMPRAAAAGVELHADTPERLEAHVDSARISQVLDNLVSNAIKYSPDGGQVVVSLAREDGHVACRVTDTGMGMTPEDASEVFAKFFRTSSVRRTAIPGVGLGLPISKAIVEAHGGTIDVESTLGKGTTFTFRVPV; translated from the coding sequence ATGAGCAACCCCACGGCCTGGTCCTCCGGACGGCTGCGATTCTTCAAGCGGCCATTCCATGAATACCGGCTGACCGACCGCGTGGCCATGAGCCAAATGCCGCTGTTCGTGACCACCATCCTCACAGCCGTCCTGGTATGGGCCTTCTTCCCCGAGACCATGGGCAACCCCCTGTTCGTCACGTTCCTCATCTCGCAGCTGGCCATCATGGCGCTTTGCTATGTCATTCCCTGGGAACGGCTGCCCTACACCAGCTTCCTGGCCATCCCCTTACTGGATTTCGTCTCCATCGCGGCGGGCAGGGAAGGCGGCCAGGAAAGCCTTGCGGGCATCAGCCTGCTGGCGGTGTTTCCGGTCATCTGGCTCTGCGCCTCCGGGTACTACGCACGGGCGGCCCTGTGGCTGTCCTTCCTGGGACCGCTGGCCATCATTTGGGTGCCGCTGCTACTGAAGGGAAACCAGAACCCGCAGGACTTTGCCCGCTCCCTGTTGCTGCCCGTCATGATGCTGGGCATCGGAGTGTCGGTCAGCGTCCTGACCTTGAGCATGATGCGCCAGCAGAAGGAGCTGGAGGACAAGGACGAGCAGCTGCGGGCCAACCTGCGCACCAGCAAGCGCCAGGAATCGCTGCTCAACACCATCCTGGACACCGTGCATCTGGGCGTCCTGGCCGTGGACGCCGACGGCCACGACGTCCTGATGAACCGCAAGCAGCGCGCCAACCACGAGCTGGCCCGGCCAAAGAATATTGCGGACCCCAACGAGTCGCAGCTGTTGGTCTACGGGGCGGACCGGAAGACCCTGATCCCCGTTCAGGAGCGTCCAGTGCGGCGCGCCGTCCTGGGCGAAACCTTCACGGATTACCTGGTCTGGCTCGGGGAAGGGAACGATCAGCGGGCACTGGTGACCACGGCGCGCGCCATGAGGGACTCCGACGGCAAGTTCACCGGCTCAGTGATCGTCTTCAGCGACGTCACGGACCTGGTGAACGCGCTCACCGCCAAGGACGACTTCGTCTCCAGCGTCTCCCATGAATTCCGCACCCCGCTGACCTCCATCCTTGGCTATGTGGAAATCCTGCTCGCCGACGAACCGCACGAGGCGCAGCGCGAGATGCTGGAAATCATCCGCCGCAATTCCGAGCGGCTCCTGACCCTCGTATCCGACCTGCTGTCCAGCCGGAACGGCCAACTGATCGTCACGCCGCACGCCGTGGACGTTGCCGATCTCATCCGGAGCAGCGTGTCCTCGGCGATGCCCCGGGCGGCAGCCGCCGGCGTCGAGCTGCATGCCGACACGCCGGAACGGTTGGAGGCCCACGTGGACAGCGCGCGGATTTCGCAGGTCCTGGACAACTTGGTGTCCAACGCCATCAAGTACTCGCCGGACGGTGGCCAGGTGGTGGTGTCGCTGGCGCGGGAGGACGGGCACGTGGCCTGCCGCGTCACCGATACCGGGATGGGCATGACCCCGGAGGACGCTTCCGAGGTGTTCGCCAAATTCTTCCGCACCAGCAGCGTCCGGCGCACCGCTATCCCCGGCGTGGGCCTGGGGTTGCCCA